A portion of the Oscillospiraceae bacterium genome contains these proteins:
- a CDS encoding TetR/AcrR family transcriptional regulator translates to MSTVEGKKQEKRRALLDAAYELFLERGTAKTSVEDITSRAKVAKGTFYLYFQDKGAVMQALLGRVSYQLLNNACEAVERQTGLETFPDKMVAVIDHIIEALRRDTVVLKFLERNFVWPGLDQIEASRDAEPLMRKLLNVVLTSPEMAGRTEREVYQRITALGSMCMSVCYSSILEGKPDNIDSMKPVLYDIIRKAL, encoded by the coding sequence ATGAGTACCGTGGAAGGCAAAAAACAGGAAAAGCGCCGGGCCCTGCTGGATGCAGCCTACGAGCTGTTTCTGGAGCGCGGCACCGCCAAGACCAGCGTGGAGGACATCACCTCCCGGGCCAAGGTGGCCAAAGGCACTTTTTACCTGTATTTTCAGGACAAAGGTGCGGTGATGCAGGCCCTGCTGGGGCGGGTGAGCTACCAGCTGCTGAACAATGCGTGCGAGGCTGTGGAGCGGCAGACCGGCCTTGAGACGTTCCCGGACAAGATGGTGGCCGTGATCGACCATATTATCGAAGCGCTGCGGCGGGACACGGTGGTGCTCAAATTCCTGGAGCGCAACTTCGTGTGGCCGGGGCTGGACCAGATCGAGGCCAGCCGCGACGCCGAGCCGCTGATGCGCAAGCTGCTCAACGTGGTGCTGACCAGCCCGGAAATGGCCGGCCGCACCGAGCGGGAGGTCTATCAGCGCATCACGGCGCTGGGCAGCATGTGCATGTCGGTGTGCTACTCCAGCATTCTGGAGGGCAAGCCGGACAACATCGACAGCATGAAACCGGTGCTGTACGACATCATCCGCAAGGCGCTGTAA
- a CDS encoding GNAT family N-acetyltransferase gives MTFLETNRLRLRNVSPKDAIQMVDYRNNERCSKYQRGQTKDYKDIVTLIERNKDNALNIASPTMISVALRETDVMIGEIVVMPNEGTISLGYTFSYKVHRNGYAYEALSSLIEYLHKHYPQWDFICFTERENIPSMSLLKKLGYTNLGYLPSKNSQVFGKWLRQDTLEEITSAVR, from the coding sequence ATGACCTTTTTAGAAACAAATCGGCTCAGACTAAGAAATGTAAGTCCTAAAGATGCGATTCAGATGGTTGATTATCGAAATAACGAGCGATGCTCGAAATATCAACGAGGCCAGACGAAAGATTATAAGGATATTGTTACTTTGATCGAGCGTAATAAAGACAATGCCCTGAATATCGCATCGCCGACTATGATTAGTGTTGCATTAAGAGAAACGGATGTCATGATTGGCGAAATCGTCGTTATGCCTAACGAGGGCACAATTTCTTTAGGGTACACATTTTCTTATAAAGTTCACCGAAACGGTTACGCCTATGAAGCCTTGTCCTCTTTAATTGAGTATTTACACAAGCACTATCCTCAGTGGGATTTTATCTGTTTTACTGAAAGAGAGAACATTCCAAGTATGAGCCTTTTGAAGAAGCTGGGATATACGAATTTGGGTTATCTGCCGTCAAAGAATTCTCAAGTATTTGGAAAGTGGCTTCGCCAGGACACATTAGAAGAAATCACAAGTGCGGTTCGATAA
- a CDS encoding type II toxin-antitoxin system prevent-host-death family antitoxin: MMQTFVRPSRDLRNHYAEISEMLKDHDHVIITNHGRGESVLISIEDYAKYEEFLHQRYVAEALAKAKQQAADPDTQWADHESVWETLGKQYDV; the protein is encoded by the coding sequence ATGATGCAGACATTCGTTCGCCCTTCCCGCGACCTGCGCAATCATTATGCCGAAATTTCGGAGATGCTCAAAGACCATGACCATGTGATCATCACAAATCATGGCCGTGGAGAATCAGTTCTCATCAGCATTGAGGACTACGCCAAGTACGAGGAGTTTTTGCACCAGCGGTATGTTGCCGAGGCACTTGCCAAGGCAAAGCAGCAGGCGGCAGACCCCGACACGCAGTGGGCAGACCACGAGAGCGTATGGGAGACGCTAGGCAAGCAGTATGACGTATAA
- a CDS encoding type II toxin-antitoxin system RelE/ParE family toxin has translation MTYKIKYLPLAVQDLNEIARYLSGFYPKTARLVLKELREKLTKLGDTPKMCEVYRLDPAYRRMVVDQYLVFYRVNDENKIVEIHRVLRGAWNLPQYLE, from the coding sequence ATGACGTATAAAATTAAATATCTGCCCCTTGCTGTGCAAGATTTGAACGAGATCGCCCGGTATCTGTCTGGCTTTTACCCTAAAACGGCCCGCCTCGTACTGAAAGAGCTGCGGGAGAAGCTCACAAAATTAGGCGATACTCCAAAAATGTGCGAGGTCTACCGCCTTGACCCTGCTTATCGCAGGATGGTCGTTGACCAGTATCTGGTATTCTACCGCGTCAACGATGAAAACAAGATTGTGGAGATTCACCGTGTGCTGCGAGGTGCTTGGAATCTGCCGCAGTATCTGGAATAA
- a CDS encoding peptidase E, translating to MKLFLCSHFSSVGSLIKEEIENKKVAFIPTASLREGYTGYVGSARKLFKKLGAIVTEIDISTEAYSTIQSVFEEADVIYFTGGNSFFLMDQLRKTGTDGLLKKELANGKLMIGESAGAIICAPSIQYIEQMDEKPEDYSQEDDAGIDLIDFYVLPHYLTAPFKKVTEKIMTEFSDLNLCPINNRQGIVIDGEDSKVICKD from the coding sequence ATGAAACTATTTTTATGTTCGCACTTTTCAAGTGTAGGAAGTCTGATAAAGGAAGAAATTGAAAATAAGAAAGTCGCATTTATTCCAACAGCTTCACTGCGTGAAGGCTACACCGGTTATGTCGGCTCGGCTCGAAAATTATTCAAAAAGTTGGGAGCAATCGTAACTGAAATTGATATTTCAACGGAGGCTTATTCAACGATACAGTCTGTTTTTGAAGAAGCAGATGTGATATATTTTACCGGCGGAAATTCTTTCTTTCTTATGGACCAGCTCCGTAAAACGGGAACTGATGGACTGCTGAAAAAGGAATTGGCAAATGGAAAATTGATGATCGGCGAGTCGGCAGGCGCAATTATATGCGCTCCAAGCATCCAATATATCGAGCAAATGGATGAAAAGCCGGAGGACTACTCACAAGAAGATGATGCAGGGATTGATTTGATTGATTTCTATGTTCTTCCGCATTATCTTACAGCACCATTTAAGAAAGTTACCGAGAAAATAATGACTGAGTTTTCGGATTTGAATCTATGCCCAATTAACAACCGTCAGGGAATTGTAATTGATGGTGAAGATTCAAAGGTTATTTGCAAAGACTAA
- a CDS encoding leucine-rich repeat domain-containing protein encodes MVQENGMMLEVLPLEAGGARLVRVYGQDPCVVLPGSVPAPAGGSWPITELGDYCFSEKPRSLPASDAVCRYQVDDTGAVRLTRAFGQAVGGSARRYDFDFGAPAADLDDLHPVCGSFVEEVTLPDRLQVIGSCAFYNCRKLRLLTVGAEGLTLGSDVFLNCFALETIRVQAEADAATGLFALVNNITEAVRAEFRPAGAAAPLAALWYPAYWEDIEETPAHILLHTFSGQGYHYRQCFLNNKFLPAEYDAIFPQGHDADDANIMAMLCFDRLRCPWQLSETAAGHYRAFLSANTGRVLARLLKAQDTDSIRALLALDVLDKAAFAEGAALAAKAENAVAAALLADAEHKKFAAAKPKRRYDFDF; translated from the coding sequence ATGGTGCAGGAAAACGGGATGATGCTGGAGGTTCTGCCGCTGGAAGCAGGCGGTGCGCGGCTGGTGCGGGTGTACGGCCAGGACCCCTGCGTCGTACTGCCGGGCAGCGTTCCGGCCCCGGCGGGAGGCAGCTGGCCCATCACCGAGTTGGGGGACTACTGCTTCTCCGAAAAGCCCCGCAGTCTGCCGGCATCGGATGCCGTCTGCCGCTATCAGGTGGATGATACCGGTGCAGTCCGGCTGACCCGGGCCTTCGGGCAGGCGGTGGGCGGCAGTGCCCGCCGGTACGATTTTGACTTTGGCGCCCCGGCGGCGGACCTCGACGACCTGCACCCCGTGTGCGGCAGCTTTGTGGAAGAGGTGACCCTGCCGGACCGCCTGCAGGTCATTGGCAGCTGTGCCTTTTACAACTGCCGGAAGCTGCGCCTGCTTACGGTGGGAGCCGAGGGCCTGACGCTGGGCAGTGATGTGTTCCTGAACTGCTTTGCACTGGAGACCATCCGGGTGCAGGCAGAGGCGGACGCGGCTACCGGCCTGTTTGCGCTGGTCAACAACATCACCGAGGCGGTGCGGGCGGAGTTCCGGCCCGCTGGTGCGGCGGCCCCGTTGGCGGCCCTGTGGTACCCCGCCTACTGGGAGGATATTGAGGAAACGCCCGCCCACATCCTGCTGCACACCTTTTCCGGGCAGGGATATCATTACCGGCAGTGTTTTTTGAACAATAAATTCCTCCCGGCAGAATACGACGCCATTTTCCCGCAGGGGCACGACGCCGACGATGCCAACATCATGGCCATGCTCTGCTTCGACCGTCTGCGCTGCCCATGGCAGCTGAGTGAAACGGCGGCCGGGCATTACCGGGCCTTTCTTTCCGCCAACACCGGTCGGGTGCTCGCCCGTCTTTTAAAGGCGCAGGACACCGACAGCATCCGCGCTCTGCTGGCACTGGACGTGCTGGACAAAGCTGCCTTTGCCGAGGGGGCTGCCCTTGCCGCAAAGGCGGAAAATGCCGTTGCCGCTGCCCTGCTGGCCGACGCGGAGCACAAAAAATTCGCCGCGGCAAAACCGAAGCGGCGGTATGATTTTGATTTTTAA